The following coding sequences lie in one Natrarchaeobius halalkaliphilus genomic window:
- a CDS encoding ABC transporter ATP-binding protein: MIDPKIEVTDLKKHFKSNEDLFTRLFGWGEVEYVKAVDGVSFDIAEGESFGLAGESGCGKTTCGKSLLHLLEPTSGSVRFDGRDVTDPDVRDEMDFRTEAQIIQQNPYESINPRYRVFDWIKEPLDVHEIGTAEEREETVIETIESVGLNPPEAYMHEYPSELSGGERQRVSIARAIILEPSFILADEPASMLDVSVRASILDLLDRLQEELGISILYISHDLSLLKHMCDRIGIMYLGKLVEVGSATEVINDPQHPYTKALVGSTPTVDPDDRRESVELQGEIPDPVNLPSGCRFAPRCPEAMDECTAEEPAMYPTEAGQQARCVLYDEETVNTIPK, translated from the coding sequence ATGATTGATCCAAAAATCGAAGTCACCGACCTCAAGAAACACTTCAAGTCGAACGAAGACCTGTTCACTCGCCTTTTCGGGTGGGGTGAGGTCGAGTACGTAAAGGCCGTCGACGGTGTCTCCTTCGACATCGCGGAGGGAGAGTCATTCGGACTGGCTGGCGAGAGTGGGTGCGGGAAAACGACGTGTGGGAAATCCCTTCTTCACCTCCTGGAGCCGACGTCGGGATCGGTCCGCTTCGACGGCCGCGACGTGACGGACCCGGATGTTCGCGACGAAATGGACTTTCGGACCGAGGCACAGATCATCCAACAGAACCCGTACGAGTCGATCAATCCACGGTACCGCGTCTTCGACTGGATCAAAGAACCACTGGACGTCCACGAAATCGGCACTGCAGAGGAGCGAGAGGAGACGGTCATCGAGACGATCGAAAGCGTCGGGCTGAATCCTCCAGAGGCGTACATGCACGAGTATCCCTCCGAGCTCAGCGGCGGTGAACGACAGCGTGTGAGTATCGCTCGAGCGATTATTCTTGAGCCATCGTTCATCCTGGCCGACGAACCGGCGAGTATGCTCGACGTGAGCGTCAGAGCGAGCATCCTCGATCTACTCGACCGGTTGCAAGAGGAACTCGGAATCTCGATTCTCTACATTAGTCACGACCTCTCGCTGTTGAAGCATATGTGTGACAGAATTGGTATCATGTACCTCGGAAAACTCGTCGAAGTCGGATCAGCAACCGAAGTCATTAACGATCCACAACATCCCTACACCAAGGCGCTGGTCGGCTCCACTCCGACCGTCGATCCGGACGATAGACGTGAATCCGTCGAGTTACAGGGAGAGATCCCTGACCCGGTGAACCTGCCGTCCGGCTGTCGGTTCGCGCCTCGCTGCCCTGAAGCGATGGACGAGTGTACCGCCGAGGAGCCAGCGATGTATCCCACGGAGGCAGGCCAACAGGCTCGGTGTGTGCTCTACGACGAGGAGACGGTGAACACGATACCAAAGTAA
- a CDS encoding spermidine synthase translates to MDGRSLVSYRPTKPEIAVFVSGITSMGLEILAVRIVAPQFGSHIYTVGGILTVFLIALSLGYWQGGKRAAGATDRQMGWIMLATAVYVAVVVYASDLLLAQTSTLALPPRYASLPAVVALFGPPTYLLGFISPYAAELSSKQGTGEASGHVYALGTIGSIVGSAGTTFVLIPALTIEEIGLIFGLLLVATAVGLTLPSVSRKSVVASVFVALLLVVAAGSGPVAFDYRGDVVHETGTPHQQLEIVDDGDVRTMYLDGSRHSAIDLENPDRHVFAYTKYFHLPMLMAADEDDVERVLFVGGGGYTGPQDFEERYDVTVDVVEIDTEVTAAAEEYFGLETTDELDVHAADGRQFLQSTDEPYDLIVLDAYKHDQVPFHLTTVEFMELVSDRLSDDGILHANVVSSPSGAGSEFYHAQYRTMETVFPDVYSFRTSDSSAVQNVQLVATNDETGFTQADLAERNDARTLEVDLEEAVDNYMAGPGSELETDDAPVLRDDRGGVDGLLDPMLGQRYVIEETYSQNESASAAGSVPLEPIARG, encoded by the coding sequence ATGGACGGACGGTCGCTCGTGTCGTACCGACCAACGAAGCCGGAAATCGCGGTATTCGTCTCCGGGATCACCAGTATGGGTCTCGAGATTCTGGCCGTTCGAATCGTGGCACCGCAGTTCGGAAGCCACATCTACACGGTCGGGGGCATCCTCACCGTCTTTCTCATCGCATTGAGTCTGGGTTACTGGCAGGGTGGGAAACGAGCCGCCGGCGCGACGGATCGCCAGATGGGATGGATAATGCTCGCGACGGCGGTCTACGTCGCGGTGGTCGTCTACGCGAGCGATCTCTTGCTCGCTCAGACGTCGACGCTCGCGCTTCCACCGCGGTACGCGTCGCTCCCCGCAGTCGTCGCACTCTTCGGTCCGCCTACCTATCTACTCGGGTTCATCAGCCCGTACGCCGCCGAACTCTCGAGCAAACAGGGAACTGGCGAAGCGTCGGGTCACGTCTACGCGCTCGGAACGATCGGCAGCATCGTCGGCTCCGCCGGGACGACGTTCGTTCTCATCCCCGCGCTGACCATCGAAGAGATCGGACTCATCTTCGGATTACTGTTGGTCGCGACGGCCGTCGGCCTCACGCTCCCATCGGTGTCACGAAAATCCGTAGTTGCCAGCGTGTTCGTCGCGCTGTTGCTCGTCGTCGCCGCGGGCAGCGGTCCCGTCGCGTTCGACTATCGAGGGGACGTCGTCCACGAGACCGGAACCCCGCACCAGCAACTCGAGATCGTCGACGACGGCGACGTTCGAACGATGTACCTCGACGGCTCTCGACACAGCGCGATAGATCTCGAGAACCCCGATCGACACGTGTTTGCCTACACGAAGTACTTCCATCTGCCGATGCTCATGGCAGCGGACGAAGACGACGTCGAGAGGGTGTTGTTCGTCGGCGGCGGCGGATACACCGGTCCCCAAGACTTCGAGGAACGGTACGACGTCACCGTCGATGTCGTCGAGATCGATACAGAGGTGACCGCCGCCGCAGAGGAGTACTTCGGCCTCGAAACGACCGATGAGCTAGACGTGCACGCAGCGGACGGTCGCCAGTTCCTCCAGTCGACAGACGAGCCGTACGATCTGATCGTCCTCGACGCCTACAAGCACGACCAGGTTCCGTTTCATCTGACGACCGTCGAGTTCATGGAGCTCGTCTCCGACCGGTTGAGCGACGACGGAATCCTTCACGCCAACGTCGTCTCCTCTCCCAGCGGAGCTGGATCGGAGTTCTACCACGCCCAGTACAGAACGATGGAGACCGTCTTTCCGGACGTCTACAGCTTTCGAACGTCGGACTCGAGTGCCGTCCAGAACGTCCAGCTCGTCGCGACGAACGACGAAACCGGCTTCACGCAGGCCGACCTGGCCGAACGAAACGATGCGCGAACGCTCGAAGTCGATCTCGAGGAGGCGGTGGACAACTACATGGCCGGCCCCGGATCCGAACTCGAAACCGACGACGCACCGGTTCTCCGAGACGACCGTGGCGGTGTTGACGGACTGCTCGACCCCATGCTCGGCCAGCGCTACGTCATCGAGGAGACCTACAGCCAGAACGAGAGCGCGTCCGCAGCCGGATCAGTCCCTCTGGAGCCGATTGCACGCGGATAA
- a CDS encoding TIGR03885 family FMN-dependent LLM class oxidoreductase, which translates to MTNIGYHASHEQFAPSKLLEFVTLADEYGFDDVLASDHFHPWSERQGESGFVWSWLGSAMEATTMTFGTVNAPGYRYHPAIVAQAAATLRETYPERFWLAVGSGQLLNEGITGGNWPTKADRNERLEESARVIRRLWDGEDVTHDGRIDVERATLYTRPETSPPLVGAALSEETAGWLGACEWTDGLITIATPDHEGLERRIDAFRENAPDEPVFLKVQLSYATDEETALDGAYDQWRTNCIPGSVTQELRTPEQYDELAERTSREHVRENVRVSADLDRHLEWLHEDLSLDVDKLVLHNVNREQTRFVEDFGETVIPALE; encoded by the coding sequence ATGACCAACATCGGCTATCACGCCTCACACGAACAGTTCGCGCCGTCGAAACTCCTCGAGTTCGTAACGCTAGCTGACGAGTACGGGTTCGACGACGTGCTGGCGTCCGATCACTTCCATCCCTGGAGCGAGCGTCAGGGTGAGTCGGGATTCGTCTGGTCCTGGCTCGGTTCGGCAATGGAAGCGACCACGATGACCTTCGGAACCGTCAACGCACCGGGCTATCGTTACCATCCCGCGATCGTCGCACAGGCCGCGGCGACGCTTCGGGAAACGTATCCGGAACGCTTCTGGCTCGCCGTCGGGAGCGGCCAGTTGCTCAACGAAGGTATTACGGGCGGAAACTGGCCCACCAAGGCGGACCGAAACGAGCGCCTCGAGGAATCCGCACGGGTAATCCGTCGCCTCTGGGACGGCGAGGACGTCACGCACGACGGTCGAATCGACGTCGAACGGGCGACGCTCTATACGCGACCCGAAACGTCCCCCCCGCTGGTCGGTGCGGCGCTCTCCGAGGAGACCGCAGGCTGGCTCGGCGCTTGCGAGTGGACCGACGGACTGATCACGATCGCGACGCCGGATCACGAGGGCCTCGAGCGGCGGATCGACGCGTTTCGAGAGAACGCACCGGACGAACCGGTCTTCCTCAAGGTTCAGCTCTCGTATGCGACGGACGAGGAGACCGCACTCGATGGAGCCTACGACCAGTGGCGAACGAACTGCATCCCCGGCTCCGTGACCCAGGAACTCCGGACCCCCGAGCAGTACGACGAGTTAGCCGAGAGGACAAGCCGGGAACACGTAAGAGAGAACGTTCGCGTCTCGGCCGATCTCGATCGTCACCTCGAGTGGCTCCACGAGGATCTCTCCCTCGACGTCGACAAGCTGGTGTTACACAACGTCAACCGCGAACAGACGCGCTTCGTCGAAGACTTCGGTGAGACGGTGATCCCGGCGCTCGAGTGA
- the rdfA gene encoding rod-determining factor RdfA produces MSESTTDESNVTCGCKVGRIGQRYGLSNLDDELVRYWTDRTDERYSTRELAEHMNQRVLQAALDDAGLQYRDGEIENTYRLLTGDDVSSGTRVQTRKELERDSVPVEDIEGDFVSHQTVYNHLTNCLEAELESPSDEERLERSRDKLGALRNRTAAVTEDTVAQLDRNDVLDVGEFDVLVNVTVTCKDCKQQYTVRDLLEQGGCDC; encoded by the coding sequence GTGAGCGAATCAACTACCGACGAGTCCAACGTGACGTGTGGATGCAAAGTCGGTCGCATCGGTCAGCGATACGGTCTCTCGAATCTCGACGACGAACTCGTTCGCTACTGGACCGATCGAACCGACGAACGCTACAGCACCCGCGAGCTCGCAGAGCACATGAATCAACGCGTCCTCCAGGCGGCCCTGGACGATGCGGGCCTCCAGTACAGAGACGGCGAAATAGAGAACACCTACCGGCTGCTTACGGGGGACGACGTCAGCAGCGGAACGCGCGTCCAGACGCGAAAGGAGCTCGAGCGCGATTCCGTGCCGGTCGAGGACATTGAAGGCGATTTCGTCTCCCACCAGACCGTCTACAACCATCTGACGAACTGTCTCGAGGCCGAACTCGAGTCCCCCTCCGACGAAGAGCGACTCGAGCGAAGCAGGGACAAACTCGGTGCACTTCGAAACCGAACCGCCGCAGTAACCGAGGATACGGTCGCCCAGCTCGATCGAAACGACGTGCTCGACGTCGGGGAGTTCGACGTCCTCGTCAACGTCACCGTGACCTGCAAGGACTGCAAACAGCAGTATACGGTCCGCGACCTGCTCGAGCAGGGCGGTTGTGACTGTTAA
- a CDS encoding acyl-CoA dehydrogenase family protein, translated as MELSDEQELVRETVRSFVANEVAPAVGEADATQTFPEGVWDGLAELGLTGLSVSDAYGGDDAGAVTQSIVNEELAYGHLSVATALSVHILATACIREFGTEDHREEWLPKMAAGRPVGAFALSEADAGSNPAEMSTQARLEDGEYVIDGRKQWITNGQRAGVVILFAKTDRDDPDTVTQFLVPTDVDGFSVGKKEDKLGLRASDTTSLIFDGVRIPEANRLTDVGAGLKAAFSTLTGGRIAIASQAVGLAQAALDDALAYASEREQFGRPIADHQAIAHKLAEMGTDVRAARLLTRDAARKNDGDVDPMAASMAKYFASETAVDVTNEALQVHGGYGYTTAFDVERYYRDAKVTTIYEGTSEIQKNIIARHLTE; from the coding sequence ATGGAACTCTCAGACGAACAGGAGCTCGTTCGGGAGACGGTTCGGTCGTTCGTCGCGAACGAGGTAGCTCCCGCCGTCGGAGAGGCGGACGCAACCCAGACGTTTCCCGAAGGCGTCTGGGACGGACTGGCCGAGTTGGGGCTGACCGGGCTCTCGGTTTCGGACGCGTACGGGGGAGACGACGCCGGTGCGGTAACTCAGAGCATCGTCAACGAAGAACTCGCATACGGCCACCTCTCGGTGGCAACGGCACTGTCCGTCCACATCCTGGCGACCGCCTGTATCCGGGAGTTCGGCACGGAAGACCACCGCGAGGAGTGGCTCCCGAAGATGGCCGCCGGTCGACCGGTCGGCGCGTTCGCGCTGTCGGAAGCCGACGCCGGCTCGAATCCGGCGGAGATGAGTACGCAGGCCCGCCTCGAGGACGGAGAGTACGTCATCGACGGGCGGAAACAGTGGATCACGAACGGCCAGCGTGCCGGTGTCGTGATCCTCTTTGCGAAGACCGACCGCGACGACCCCGACACTGTCACGCAGTTTCTTGTTCCGACGGACGTCGACGGATTCTCCGTCGGCAAGAAAGAGGACAAGCTCGGATTGCGGGCCAGCGATACGACGTCGTTGATCTTCGACGGCGTTCGGATCCCGGAGGCTAACCGCCTGACAGACGTCGGTGCCGGTCTGAAAGCGGCGTTCTCGACGCTGACCGGCGGCCGAATCGCCATCGCGAGCCAGGCCGTCGGACTCGCACAGGCGGCACTGGATGACGCACTCGCCTACGCGAGCGAACGCGAGCAGTTCGGCCGGCCGATCGCTGACCATCAGGCGATCGCACACAAACTCGCGGAGATGGGAACCGACGTTCGGGCCGCGCGGCTGCTCACTCGAGACGCCGCCAGAAAGAACGACGGAGACGTCGATCCGATGGCCGCGAGCATGGCGAAGTATTTCGCGAGCGAGACGGCCGTCGACGTCACAAACGAGGCACTACAAGTTCACGGCGGCTACGGATACACGACGGCGTTCGACGTGGAGCGCTACTACCGCGACGCCAAGGTTACGACGATTTACGAGGGGACGTCCGAAATCCAAAAGAATATCATCGCACGGCACCTGACGGAGTGA
- a CDS encoding acyl-CoA mutase large subunit family protein encodes MFDQDDLEGIRDHRERWRTNTLEPTLGRHGERKDRFATVSNREVGRLYTPEDVAELDYEEDLGFPGEPPYTRGPYPTMYRGRLWTMRQFAGFGTAEETNERFHYLIDEGQTGLSVAFDMPSLMGIDSDHQMSEGEVGTEGVAVDTLRDMELLFDGIDIGEVSTSFTINPSAPVIYAMYIALADQQGVSREEIRGTLQNDMLKEFIAQKEWVIPPEPSLAVVTDTVEFAAAETPKFHPVSVSGYHIREAGSTAAQEAAFTLADGFAYVEDCLDRGLDIDEFAPLLSFFFNSHNSIFEEIAKFRASRRVYARVMDGRYGASQPESKRLKFHTQTAGQSLTAQQPLNNVVRVTIQALAGVLGGTQSLHTNSFDEALALPTEEAVRVALRTQQIIAEESGAADIVDPMGGSFAIEALTDEMDTEIERYLKEIEELGNGSIRDGVLEGIEQGYFQREIQDASYEYQRRVERGEEVVVGVNEYTIEEDTAPETHEIDETTRDRQIERLERVKSERDGDAVDAALSALSSAISTDENTMPYIVDAVKAYATMGEIMAEFEAHFGSYREELSPI; translated from the coding sequence ATGTTCGACCAGGACGACCTCGAGGGAATCCGGGACCACCGCGAGCGTTGGCGGACGAACACCCTCGAGCCGACGCTCGGCCGACACGGCGAGCGCAAAGACCGGTTCGCCACGGTTTCGAACCGCGAGGTCGGTCGCCTCTATACCCCCGAGGACGTCGCTGAGTTGGATTACGAGGAGGATCTCGGCTTCCCCGGCGAGCCGCCGTACACGCGGGGACCGTATCCGACGATGTATCGCGGACGTCTCTGGACGATGCGTCAGTTCGCCGGCTTTGGGACTGCAGAAGAGACAAACGAGCGGTTTCACTACCTCATCGACGAGGGACAGACAGGGCTATCGGTCGCCTTCGATATGCCGTCGCTGATGGGTATCGATTCGGACCACCAGATGAGCGAAGGGGAAGTCGGAACGGAGGGCGTCGCCGTCGACACGCTTCGGGACATGGAACTGCTTTTCGACGGAATCGATATCGGTGAGGTGTCGACGTCGTTTACGATCAATCCCTCCGCGCCGGTCATCTACGCGATGTATATCGCCCTGGCAGATCAACAGGGCGTTTCACGCGAGGAAATTAGAGGGACGCTCCAGAACGACATGCTCAAGGAGTTTATCGCCCAGAAAGAGTGGGTGATTCCGCCCGAACCGTCGCTCGCGGTCGTCACCGACACGGTCGAATTCGCCGCGGCGGAGACTCCGAAGTTCCATCCGGTCTCGGTTTCGGGCTATCACATCCGCGAGGCCGGTTCGACCGCCGCACAGGAGGCCGCTTTTACGCTCGCGGACGGCTTTGCGTACGTCGAGGATTGTCTCGATCGCGGCCTCGACATCGACGAGTTCGCACCGCTGCTTTCGTTTTTCTTTAACTCCCACAACTCGATCTTCGAGGAGATCGCGAAGTTTCGGGCCTCGCGTCGCGTCTACGCCCGCGTCATGGACGGGCGATACGGTGCCTCACAGCCTGAATCGAAGCGACTGAAGTTCCACACCCAGACCGCCGGCCAGTCCCTGACCGCCCAGCAGCCCCTGAACAACGTCGTTCGCGTCACAATCCAGGCGCTCGCGGGCGTCCTCGGGGGAACGCAATCCCTCCACACCAACAGCTTCGACGAGGCGCTTGCACTTCCCACCGAAGAGGCGGTCCGAGTCGCCCTCAGAACCCAACAGATCATCGCAGAGGAGTCCGGTGCGGCCGACATCGTCGACCCGATGGGCGGAAGCTTCGCGATCGAGGCGCTCACCGACGAGATGGATACCGAGATCGAACGCTACCTCAAGGAGATCGAGGAACTCGGGAACGGCTCGATTCGCGATGGCGTCCTCGAAGGGATCGAGCAGGGCTACTTCCAGCGCGAGATTCAGGACGCGAGCTACGAGTACCAGCGGCGGGTCGAACGCGGCGAGGAGGTCGTCGTGGGCGTCAACGAGTACACGATCGAAGAGGACACCGCGCCGGAGACCCACGAGATCGACGAGACGACCCGTGATCGACAGATAGAGCGCCTCGAGCGCGTCAAATCTGAACGCGACGGGGACGCCGTCGACGCGGCACTTTCGGCGCTGTCGAGTGCGATATCGACCGACGAAAACACGATGCCCTACATCGTGGATGCGGTGAAAGCGTACGCGACGATGGGCGAGATCATGGCGGAGTTCGAAGCGCACTTCGGCTCGTACCGAGAAGAACTCAGTCCCATCTAA
- a CDS encoding HD domain-containing protein, whose translation MKVIKDSVHDHIQVNGVARDLIDTPALQRLRRISQLGTVSLVYPSANHTRFEHSLGVYHLACNALEGLAVEGQRAERVQAAALLHDVGHGPFSHNLEELTYRRTGRYHDDVHDLLADGEVGSVLRDHDLEPGTIADLVAGEGRFGQIVSGELDVDRMDYLVRDAHHTGVPYGTIDHGRLVRELTFVDGELVLGEGNVQSAESLLVARALMNPTVYSHSVARIGKAMLRRAAERLLESTDIDADRLQRMDDSDVIASLRATEATAEFSRRLDHRDLYKRAVWAEMDDVPGGIIEADHRTIREFERDIATTADVDPDCVILDVPSRPSMTESTSRVVVNGEVRRLEQQSPLVGALRAAQYSQWRLGVYTPPEFLESVGRAAVSVLGLDIDGALVTEVRDGLDATLDQFME comes from the coding sequence GTGAAAGTCATCAAAGATAGCGTCCACGACCACATCCAGGTCAACGGCGTGGCACGCGACCTGATCGACACGCCGGCGCTCCAGCGGCTTCGACGGATCAGCCAGCTCGGCACCGTCTCGTTGGTCTATCCCTCGGCCAACCACACTCGCTTCGAACACAGCCTCGGCGTCTATCACCTCGCGTGCAACGCGCTCGAGGGACTCGCAGTCGAGGGTCAACGGGCCGAACGGGTTCAGGCGGCCGCCCTGCTCCACGACGTCGGCCACGGTCCGTTCAGCCACAATCTCGAGGAACTCACGTACCGGCGAACGGGACGATACCACGACGACGTTCACGATCTCCTGGCGGACGGCGAGGTCGGATCCGTGCTTCGCGACCACGACCTCGAGCCGGGGACGATCGCGGATCTCGTCGCCGGAGAGGGACGCTTCGGACAGATCGTGTCGGGCGAACTCGACGTCGATCGGATGGACTACCTCGTTCGAGACGCCCACCACACGGGCGTTCCGTACGGAACGATCGATCACGGTCGCCTGGTCCGAGAGCTCACGTTCGTCGACGGCGAACTCGTCCTCGGGGAGGGAAACGTCCAGTCGGCAGAGAGCCTCCTCGTCGCGCGGGCGCTGATGAATCCGACCGTTTATAGCCACAGCGTCGCCCGCATCGGCAAGGCGATGCTCCGGCGAGCGGCCGAACGCCTCCTCGAGTCGACCGATATCGATGCCGACCGTCTCCAGCGAATGGACGATTCGGACGTGATCGCCTCGTTGCGAGCAACCGAGGCGACCGCGGAGTTTTCGAGACGGCTGGATCACCGAGATCTCTACAAACGGGCCGTCTGGGCCGAAATGGACGACGTTCCGGGCGGTATCATCGAGGCCGATCACCGGACGATTCGAGAGTTCGAACGCGATATCGCCACCACCGCTGACGTCGATCCGGACTGCGTTATTCTCGACGTGCCGAGCCGGCCGTCGATGACCGAATCGACGTCTCGAGTGGTGGTCAACGGGGAGGTTCGGCGGCTCGAACAGCAGTCACCGCTGGTCGGGGCGCTCCGGGCAGCCCAGTACTCTCAGTGGCGACTGGGCGTCTATACGCCGCCCGAATTCCTCGAGAGCGTCGGACGTGCGGCGGTCTCGGTGCTCGGTCTGGACATCGACGGCGCGCTGGTAACCGAGGTTCGTGATGGACTCGATGCGACACTCGATCAGTTCATGGAATAA
- the pdhA gene encoding pyruvate dehydrogenase (acetyl-transferring) E1 component subunit alpha: MTRDVLEYDLLEWEPDDCVRVLDADGTVVASELEPNLEDETLRSMYRDMRFSRRFDERMISLQRQGRMGTYASLAGQEGSQIGSTYALTGDDMISYQYREHGAVVARGLPWEYLLYWMGHEDGNAALADVSVFPLNISIGAHIPHAVGWSWAEKLNDDEAVTVVHFGEGSTSEGDFHEAMNIAGVFDTPTLFFCNNNQWAISMPQDRQTASDTFAQKASAYGFDGVQVDGMDPLATYVVTAAARAKALDSESENPRPTLIEAVQYRFGAHTTADDPSVYRDDDAVERWRERDPIDRFEAYLEDRGLLDADRIETIETEIDDTIEQLIERAESVDPDPQELFEHVYDDPTPRLEAQRESLAKLRSRHGDDELLEGE; encoded by the coding sequence ATGACACGGGACGTGCTCGAGTACGACCTCCTCGAGTGGGAACCCGACGACTGCGTTCGTGTACTCGACGCCGATGGGACCGTCGTTGCATCCGAACTCGAGCCGAATCTCGAGGACGAGACGCTTCGGTCGATGTATCGGGATATGCGGTTCTCTCGACGCTTCGACGAACGGATGATCAGCCTGCAGCGACAGGGACGGATGGGGACGTACGCGTCGCTTGCCGGTCAGGAAGGATCACAGATCGGGTCCACCTACGCACTGACCGGGGACGATATGATCTCGTATCAGTACCGGGAGCACGGAGCCGTCGTGGCTCGAGGGCTGCCCTGGGAGTATCTGCTGTACTGGATGGGCCACGAGGACGGAAACGCGGCGCTGGCCGACGTCAGCGTCTTTCCGCTCAACATCTCGATCGGAGCCCACATTCCCCACGCGGTCGGCTGGTCGTGGGCGGAAAAGTTGAACGACGACGAGGCCGTGACCGTCGTCCACTTCGGGGAAGGCTCGACCTCCGAGGGGGACTTCCACGAGGCGATGAACATCGCCGGCGTCTTCGACACACCCACGCTCTTTTTCTGTAACAACAATCAGTGGGCGATATCGATGCCACAGGATCGCCAGACTGCGAGCGATACGTTCGCTCAGAAGGCGTCGGCCTACGGCTTCGATGGGGTACAGGTCGACGGCATGGATCCGCTGGCGACGTACGTCGTCACGGCGGCGGCTCGAGCGAAGGCGCTCGATTCGGAGTCGGAGAACCCACGCCCGACGCTGATCGAGGCGGTCCAGTACCGCTTTGGCGCTCACACGACCGCCGACGATCCGTCCGTCTATCGCGACGACGACGCGGTCGAACGCTGGCGCGAGCGCGATCCGATCGACCGCTTCGAGGCCTACCTCGAAGATCGCGGACTGCTCGACGCGGATCGGATCGAAACGATCGAAACCGAGATCGACGACACTATAGAGCAACTGATCGAACGCGCAGAGTCCGTCGATCCCGATCCACAGGAACTGTTCGAGCACGTCTACGACGACCCGACGCCACGACTCGAGGCCCAGCGCGAATCCCTGGCGAAACTCCGTTCGAGACACGGAGACGACGAGTTGCTCGAGGGCGAGTGA
- a CDS encoding ABC transporter ATP-binding protein: MPMLELTDLHVEYEMEDGGSVKAVNGVSISLEEDKILGLIGESGSGKSTLAKAIIRLLAKNGHVPEGEIDYKGTDLTELSDRAFRKEMRWDEISMVPQNAMNGFDPVYTVGDQIVQAIRTHEDVSKADARERARELFEQLGIDPGRIDDYPHQFSGGMAQRAMIALALCLDPSLIIADEPTTALDVVIQDRILQTLRDLQTEFQSSIILITHDISVVSDICDDIAVMYGGRVVEHADVGTIIKEPRHPYTLGLRNAFPDIEEDDQDLISIPGTPPDLVDLEEGCGFAPRCPFATDECWDVTPEPTEYDDGHIVECHRADEQELLTEKAKQKETWMDDETDAALQVEEAND, encoded by the coding sequence ATACCAATGTTAGAACTAACTGACCTGCACGTAGAGTACGAGATGGAGGATGGAGGCTCCGTAAAAGCCGTCAACGGCGTCAGTATCTCCCTAGAGGAGGACAAGATACTGGGGCTGATCGGTGAAAGCGGTTCGGGGAAATCGACGCTCGCCAAAGCGATTATTCGCTTGCTGGCGAAAAACGGTCACGTCCCCGAAGGCGAGATCGACTACAAGGGGACCGACCTGACGGAACTCAGCGACAGAGCGTTCCGAAAGGAGATGCGATGGGACGAAATATCGATGGTTCCCCAGAACGCGATGAACGGTTTCGATCCGGTCTACACGGTCGGTGACCAGATCGTTCAAGCGATCCGAACGCACGAAGACGTCTCGAAGGCCGACGCTCGAGAACGAGCGAGAGAGCTGTTCGAACAGCTCGGTATCGATCCAGGCCGGATCGACGACTACCCACACCAGTTCTCGGGTGGAATGGCCCAGCGAGCGATGATCGCACTCGCGCTGTGTCTGGATCCATCCCTTATTATCGCTGACGAGCCGACGACCGCACTGGACGTCGTGATTCAGGATCGGATTCTCCAGACGCTCAGGGACTTACAGACCGAGTTCCAGAGTAGCATCATCCTCATCACGCACGACATCTCCGTCGTCTCCGACATCTGTGATGATATCGCCGTGATGTACGGCGGGCGTGTCGTCGAACACGCCGATGTCGGGACGATCATCAAAGAGCCCCGCCACCCTTACACCCTGGGACTTCGAAACGCCTTCCCGGATATCGAAGAGGACGATCAGGACCTGATATCCATCCCCGGAACGCCGCCGGACCTCGTCGATCTCGAGGAGGGGTGTGGCTTTGCACCACGCTGTCCGTTCGCCACAGACGAGTGCTGGGACGTCACGCCGGAGCCGACGGAGTACGACGACGGCCACATCGTCGAGTGCCACAGAGCGGACGAACAGGAACTGTTGACCGAGAAAGCAAAGCAAAAAGAGACCTGGATGGACGACGAAACCGATGCGGCCCTACAGGTGGAGGAAGCCAATGATTGA